A genomic stretch from Eubacterium sulci ATCC 35585 includes:
- the gyrB gene encoding DNA gyrase subunit B (negatively supercoils closed circular double-stranded DNA), producing the protein MSTGEKVNTQYDAAQIQVLEGLEAVRKRPGMYIGSTGARGLHHLVYEVVDNSVDEALAGYCKHIKISINKDGSLTVEDDGRGMPVDNHPKLGIPAVEVIHTVLHAGGKFGGGGYKVSGGLHGVGASVVNALSTDMVVEIKRNGNIYRQEYKRGKTVTPLEVIGESKSTGSKTTFWPDAEIFETIEFDYDTLQHRFREMAFLNKGIKISITDERVTPKKKEVFHYEGGLKEYVHYINQNKEVLHKDVIYFEVENKNSMEVEVALQYTDRYNEFILSYANNINTTDGGTHMAGLKSALTRAINDYAKKSKILKDSDPTLSGEDIREGITAIVSVKLAQPQFEGQTKAKLGNSDVRGFVETATNDNLTAYLEEHPQEAKIIIEKCIIASRAREAARKARDLTKRKNALDSTSLPGKLADCSEKDPALSEIFLVEGDSAGGSAKQGRDRSRQAVLPLRGKILNVEKARLDKILNSEEIKNMITAFGCGVGDNFDASKLRYHKIIIMTDADVDGAHIRTLLLTFFFRHMTPLIEGGYVYAAKPPLFMSKQGKDVYYTYSEPEQEKLLAELSTKKTKVDIQRYKGLGEMDFHQLWETTMDFNNRTLVQITMDDASQADEIFTILMGDKVPPRKKFIEDNAKYAEIDI; encoded by the coding sequence ATGAGTACAGGAGAAAAGGTAAATACTCAATACGACGCCGCGCAAATTCAAGTACTTGAAGGATTAGAAGCAGTTAGAAAAAGGCCTGGTATGTACATTGGTAGTACCGGTGCTAGAGGTCTTCATCATCTAGTATATGAAGTTGTTGATAACAGTGTCGACGAGGCATTGGCTGGATATTGTAAACACATAAAGATTAGTATTAATAAAGATGGATCTTTAACGGTTGAGGATGATGGTCGTGGTATGCCAGTTGATAATCATCCTAAGCTTGGAATTCCAGCGGTTGAGGTTATCCATACAGTTCTTCACGCAGGAGGTAAGTTCGGCGGCGGAGGATACAAGGTATCCGGAGGACTTCACGGTGTAGGTGCTTCCGTAGTAAATGCTCTTTCTACAGATATGGTTGTAGAGATTAAGAGAAACGGAAATATATATAGGCAAGAATACAAGAGAGGTAAGACAGTTACTCCTCTTGAGGTCATTGGAGAATCAAAGTCAACAGGATCTAAGACAACATTCTGGCCTGATGCTGAGATTTTCGAGACTATAGAATTTGATTACGATACTCTTCAGCACAGATTTAGAGAAATGGCTTTCCTAAATAAGGGAATTAAGATTTCCATAACTGATGAGAGAGTTACACCTAAGAAGAAGGAAGTTTTCCACTACGAGGGTGGTCTTAAGGAATATGTTCACTACATTAACCAAAATAAGGAAGTTCTTCATAAGGATGTAATATATTTTGAGGTAGAGAATAAGAATAGCATGGAAGTTGAAGTTGCTCTTCAGTACACTGATAGATACAACGAATTTATACTTTCATATGCAAATAATATCAATACTACAGACGGCGGAACTCACATGGCTGGGCTTAAGTCTGCTTTGACAAGAGCAATAAACGATTATGCTAAGAAGTCAAAGATTCTTAAGGATAGTGATCCTACCTTAAGCGGTGAGGATATTCGTGAAGGTATTACAGCCATAGTTTCTGTAAAGCTTGCTCAGCCACAGTTTGAAGGACAGACTAAGGCAAAGCTTGGAAACAGTGATGTTAGAGGTTTTGTAGAAACTGCGACAAATGATAATTTAACAGCTTACTTAGAGGAGCATCCACAGGAAGCAAAGATAATTATAGAAAAATGTATCATAGCTTCAAGGGCAAGAGAGGCTGCGAGAAAAGCTAGAGACCTTACAAAAAGAAAGAATGCTTTAGACAGCACTTCACTTCCAGGTAAGCTTGCAGACTGCTCAGAGAAGGATCCAGCGCTTTCAGAGATATTCCTAGTCGAGGGTGACTCTGCGGGCGGTTCAGCAAAGCAGGGACGTGATCGTTCAAGACAGGCTGTTCTTCCACTTAGAGGTAAGATTCTAAACGTTGAAAAAGCAAGACTTGATAAGATTCTCAACTCAGAAGAAATTAAGAATATGATTACAGCCTTTGGTTGTGGTGTAGGTGATAATTTTGACGCTAGCAAGCTCAGATATCACAAGATAATTATCATGACCGATGCCGACGTCGACGGAGCACATATCAGAACTTTGCTTTTGACATTCTTCTTCCGTCATATGACACCTTTGATAGAAGGAGGCTACGTATATGCAGCTAAGCCACCTCTATTTATGAGCAAACAGGGTAAGGATGTTTACTACACATATTCAGAACCTGAGCAGGAGAAGCTACTTGCTGAGCTTTCAACAAAGAAGACTAAGGTAGATATTCAGAGATACAAGGGTCTTGGAGAGATGGATTTCCACCAGCTTTGGGAGACTACCATGGACTTCAACAACCGTACTCTTGTACAGATTACGATGGAT